Proteins encoded together in one Pseudoroseomonas cervicalis window:
- the rpiB gene encoding ribose 5-phosphate isomerase B, whose product MNPAETPIALGADHAGAALKDSLRAALEAAGHPVLDYGTHGTQSCDYADFAHPVAEAVTGGQARFGVLVCGSGIGMAIAANRHPAIRAVVVHNTTEARLTRAHNDANIACFGARTIGAEVVLDALSAFLTTSYEGGRHDRRIAKLTPAIAAPSPAAPSA is encoded by the coding sequence ATGAACCCGGCCGAGACCCCCATCGCCCTCGGCGCCGACCATGCCGGCGCCGCCCTCAAGGACAGCCTGCGCGCCGCGCTCGAGGCGGCCGGGCATCCGGTGCTCGATTACGGCACCCATGGGACGCAAAGCTGCGACTACGCGGATTTCGCCCATCCGGTGGCCGAGGCGGTGACCGGCGGCCAGGCGCGCTTCGGCGTGCTGGTCTGCGGCAGCGGCATCGGCATGGCGATCGCGGCCAACCGGCACCCGGCGATCCGCGCCGTGGTGGTGCACAACACCACCGAGGCGCGGCTGACGCGCGCGCACAATGACGCGAACATCGCCTGTTTCGGCGCCCGCACGATCGGGGCCGAGGTGGTGCTGGATGCGCTTTCCGCCTTCCTGACCACCTCCTATGAAGGCGGCCGCCACGACCGGCGCATCGCCAAGCTGACCCCGGCGATCGCGGCGCCCTCGCCCGCCGCCCCCTCTGCCTGA
- a CDS encoding alpha/beta fold hydrolase, which translates to MTAETPTRPSPAGPPRQGALRVALPGGGVDLRWTEWGPPEGAPVICLHGLTRNGRDFDSLAGALAAEGRRVLCPDMPGRGQSSWLANGALYVVPTYVALMRPLLQGLGRPYDWVGTSMGGLIGLGLASLPGEGPRRLVLNDVGAEIPGTALAAIGEYLAEAPVFDDLAALEAHLRRIHAGFGPLSDAEWRHLARHSARMRADGRLALHHDPAIAQPMAAGGGDVALWPLWDRLDLPVLLLRGAESPLLTAATAARMAARHGVELVEFEGVGHAPALMDPAQINRVATFLRGG; encoded by the coding sequence GTGACGGCCGAGACCCCGACCCGCCCATCCCCCGCCGGCCCGCCCCGCCAGGGCGCGTTGCGTGTGGCGCTGCCCGGCGGCGGGGTGGATCTGCGCTGGACCGAATGGGGGCCGCCGGAGGGCGCGCCGGTGATCTGCCTGCACGGGCTGACCCGCAATGGCCGCGATTTCGACAGCCTGGCCGGCGCCCTGGCCGCCGAGGGGCGGCGCGTGCTCTGCCCCGACATGCCCGGGCGCGGCCAATCCTCCTGGCTGGCCAATGGCGCGCTCTATGTGGTGCCGACCTATGTCGCGCTGATGCGGCCGCTGCTGCAGGGGCTGGGCCGGCCCTATGACTGGGTCGGCACCTCGATGGGCGGGCTGATCGGCCTTGGCCTGGCCAGCCTGCCGGGGGAGGGGCCGCGCCGCCTGGTGCTGAACGATGTCGGCGCCGAGATCCCCGGCACGGCGCTCGCCGCCATCGGCGAATACCTGGCCGAGGCGCCGGTCTTCGACGATCTGGCCGCGCTGGAGGCGCATCTGCGCCGCATCCATGCCGGGTTCGGCCCGCTCTCGGACGCCGAATGGCGGCATCTGGCGCGGCATTCGGCGCGCATGCGGGCCGATGGGCGGCTGGCCCTGCACCATGACCCGGCGATCGCCCAGCCCATGGCGGCGGGGGGCGGCGATGTCGCGCTCTGGCCGCTCTGGGACCGGCTGGACCTGCCGGTGCTGCTGCTGCGCGGCGCCGAGAGCCCGCTGCTGACAGCCGCCACCGCCGCCCGCATGGCCGCCCGCCACGGGGTGGAGCTGGTGGAGTTCGAAGGCGTCGGCCACGCCCCGGCGTTGATGGACCCGGCGCAGATCAACCGCGTCGCGACCTTCCTGCGCGGCGGCTGA
- a CDS encoding dienelactone hydrolase family protein: MPHPAAPRALVLALALLAGALPRAAAAQDYRSVTIPGPGGVTLRALLALPPEGTPPGVPVVALHGCAGLGTVEQLRAPARERDWTRRLLAQGHPVLLPDSFGSRGLGPACGRPDHPAGAEAVRGDDSLAAAAWAQAQPWAAPGGVLLLGWSHGGSTVLAAAAHAPPGLLRAGVAFYPGCFAALRAGTTSAIPLLLLLGQDDNWTPARFCQAWAAAQPEGRVEVVTYPGAGHGFDGPGEAAPRPRTLPDGRQVTAGPHPESRALAVPRALAFLAAHAGVAPKP; this comes from the coding sequence ATGCCCCATCCCGCCGCGCCGCGCGCCCTGGTCCTGGCCCTTGCCCTGCTGGCCGGCGCCCTGCCGCGCGCCGCCGCCGCGCAGGATTATCGCAGCGTGACGATCCCGGGCCCCGGCGGCGTCACGCTGCGCGCCCTGCTGGCGCTGCCGCCGGAGGGCACGCCGCCCGGCGTCCCGGTGGTGGCGCTGCATGGCTGCGCCGGGCTCGGCACGGTGGAGCAGCTGCGCGCCCCCGCGCGGGAGCGCGACTGGACACGCCGCCTGCTGGCGCAGGGCCATCCGGTGCTGCTGCCGGACAGTTTTGGCAGCCGCGGCCTCGGCCCTGCCTGCGGCCGCCCCGACCATCCGGCGGGGGCCGAGGCGGTGCGCGGCGACGATTCGCTCGCGGCGGCCGCCTGGGCGCAGGCGCAGCCCTGGGCGGCGCCGGGGGGCGTGCTGCTGCTGGGCTGGTCGCATGGCGGCAGCACGGTGCTGGCGGCGGCCGCCCATGCGCCGCCCGGGCTGCTGCGGGCCGGCGTTGCCTTCTACCCCGGCTGCTTCGCTGCGCTGCGCGCCGGCACCACCAGCGCCATTCCGCTGCTGCTCCTGCTGGGACAGGACGACAACTGGACCCCGGCGCGCTTCTGCCAGGCCTGGGCGGCGGCGCAGCCGGAGGGGCGGGTGGAGGTGGTGACCTATCCCGGCGCCGGCCATGGCTTCGACGGGCCGGGCGAGGCCGCGCCGCGCCCCCGCACCCTGCCGGATGGCCGGCAGGTGACCGCCGGGCCGCATCCCGAGTCCCGGGCGCTGGCCGTGCCGCGCGCGCTGGCCTTCCTCGCCGCACATGCCGGGGTTGCGCCCAAGCCGTAG
- a CDS encoding aldehyde dehydrogenase family protein produces MPDTHTPAATPEAPCLDPFALARALSGAHLIGGRLVPARSGRVFPVVNPATGESVAEAADGDAADVEAAVSDAARAQKEWAKLPARKRGALVAQAAALIRTHVEELSRLVALETGKALRTESRVEANNVADIFDFFAGLGGEIKGETVPFGPDVLNITVREPLGVVGAIIPWNIPMMLLALKVAPALVAGNSVVVKSAEEAPLAVLRIAELMNRVLPAGVFNLLSGQGPECGAPLVAHKLVKKVTFTGSVETGKIIYKAAAEKLIPVTLELGGKSPMIVFADCDFEKTVQGALTSMRFTRQGQSCTAASRIFVERPIFDRFVEEMAKRVDAMVMGDPLDETTDIGTIISPGQFEKVKTFIEEGRATAGATGRACSAMPQDAALKKGLFIQPHIFTGLTKESRLVREEIFGPVTCIFPFDEAEAVLAEANDTEFGLAASVWTSNLKIALTFAHRIEAGLVQVNQNLVVQPNLSYGGVKASGLGKEASLESMLEHFTHKKTIMVNMT; encoded by the coding sequence ATGCCCGACACCCACACCCCGGCGGCGACGCCCGAGGCGCCCTGCCTCGATCCCTTCGCGCTGGCCCGCGCGCTTTCGGGCGCGCATCTGATCGGCGGGCGGCTGGTGCCGGCGCGCTCCGGCCGCGTCTTCCCCGTGGTCAACCCGGCGACCGGCGAGAGCGTGGCCGAGGCCGCCGATGGCGATGCCGCCGATGTCGAGGCGGCGGTGAGCGATGCCGCCCGCGCGCAGAAGGAATGGGCGAAGCTGCCCGCCCGCAAGCGCGGCGCGCTGGTGGCCCAGGCGGCGGCGCTGATCCGCACCCATGTCGAGGAGCTGTCGCGGCTGGTGGCACTCGAGACCGGCAAGGCGCTGCGCACCGAAAGCCGTGTCGAGGCCAACAACGTCGCCGACATCTTCGATTTCTTCGCGGGCCTCGGCGGCGAGATCAAGGGCGAGACGGTGCCCTTCGGCCCGGATGTGCTGAACATCACCGTGCGCGAGCCGCTCGGCGTGGTCGGCGCCATCATCCCCTGGAACATCCCGATGATGCTGCTGGCGCTGAAGGTGGCGCCCGCCCTCGTCGCCGGCAACAGCGTGGTGGTGAAATCGGCCGAGGAAGCGCCGCTCGCCGTGCTGCGCATCGCCGAGCTGATGAACCGCGTGCTGCCGGCCGGCGTGTTCAACCTGCTCTCCGGCCAGGGTCCGGAATGCGGCGCGCCGCTGGTCGCGCACAAGCTGGTGAAGAAGGTGACCTTCACCGGCTCGGTCGAGACCGGCAAGATCATCTACAAGGCGGCGGCCGAGAAGCTGATCCCGGTGACGCTGGAGCTTGGCGGCAAGTCGCCGATGATCGTCTTCGCCGATTGCGATTTCGAAAAGACCGTGCAGGGCGCGCTGACCTCGATGCGCTTCACCCGCCAGGGGCAGAGCTGCACGGCCGCCAGCCGCATCTTCGTCGAGCGGCCGATCTTCGACCGCTTCGTCGAGGAAATGGCGAAGCGCGTCGACGCCATGGTGATGGGCGACCCGCTGGACGAGACGACCGATATCGGCACCATCATCTCGCCCGGCCAGTTCGAGAAGGTGAAGACCTTCATCGAGGAAGGCCGCGCCACGGCGGGCGCGACGGGCCGCGCCTGCTCGGCCATGCCGCAGGACGCCGCGCTGAAGAAGGGGCTGTTCATCCAGCCGCATATTTTTACCGGCCTGACCAAGGAGAGCCGGCTGGTGCGCGAGGAGATCTTCGGCCCCGTGACCTGCATCTTTCCCTTCGACGAGGCGGAAGCGGTGCTGGCGGAGGCCAATGACACCGAATTCGGCCTGGCCGCCAGCGTCTGGACCAGCAACCTCAAGATCGCGTTGACCTTCGCGCATCGCATCGAGGCGGGGCTGGTGCAGGTGAACCAGAACCTCGTTGTGCAGCCGAATCTTTCTTACGGCGGGGTGAAGGCGTCCGGCCTCGGCAAGGAAGCGAGTCTTGAATCGATGCTGGAACACTTCACTCACAAGAAGACGATCATGGTCAACATGACCTGA
- a CDS encoding sensor histidine kinase — protein sequence MAPPQDRTAGSLPAAPAPRPGPRGAEGLLRPGEALGTGFTAGLASSLAGSPALPNPTISGPPLAGQPPTGQPLPGQALPDQALPAQALPNPALAGQEGAPPLRLAGFGFRTHLLRLALALALPLAVLAGALALWTAREQRAEVLRGLQHTAHALQLAVDRELRAGIAALEVLGGMPGLDPLLAGTIGAEEFAALHAQASALLRRPATGLRSLTVVSAEEAGQPPRLLLSTVSPPGAQPSRPPALRFAPRADGSIPDPIAPWIEALRSPLPRITDLFQTPLDPHWRFAITLPLQREGRTIGLLVGTLGPERIAAILQEHQPPAGWEAMVVDRVGHPVARSTGNAAGLIGAGAAEPLLAETLPAAVGAFQAGPLSSALLTLPDEAGGQAYAALRRLAGVPWSVLYAAPQSEVDGPQWRALGLAGAAGAAALALAALLALRIGRLLGAEIRGLGRDAASVALSEAPPPPRPPALVREVAEARASLAQVAETLRQRAAAKRDSEARQVLLMREVDHRAKNALAVALSLVRLAPRDVPPEHFAATAEGRLAAMARAHALLAERAWEGAPLRELALGEFAAAAPDALPGRIPLEGPAVLLDAVAVQPLAMLLHELATNARRHGALSRQEGHVLLHWELAADGALRLHWREQGGPALQTAPPRGQFGSRLIRQLAERQLGGRLRAEWRPEGLSLALSLPRRSVVPPRAATPGPDDTLRRDGFAPASPAQGLATGVAQPGTAAHPAGGFGAFPPPSPAG from the coding sequence ATGGCGCCGCCGCAGGACCGGACGGCCGGCAGCCTGCCGGCCGCCCCGGCGCCCCGCCCCGGCCCGCGCGGCGCCGAGGGGCTGCTGCGGCCCGGCGAGGCGCTGGGCACCGGCTTCACCGCCGGGCTGGCCAGCAGCCTGGCCGGCAGCCCGGCCCTTCCCAACCCGACCATTTCCGGCCCGCCACTTGCCGGCCAGCCGCCCACCGGACAGCCACTTCCCGGCCAGGCGCTGCCCGACCAGGCGCTGCCCGCCCAGGCGCTGCCCAACCCGGCGCTCGCGGGCCAGGAGGGCGCCCCGCCCCTGCGCCTCGCCGGGTTTGGCTTCCGCACCCATCTGCTGCGCCTGGCGCTCGCCCTGGCCCTGCCGCTGGCGGTGCTGGCCGGGGCGCTCGCGCTGTGGACCGCGCGGGAGCAGCGGGCCGAGGTGCTGCGCGGCCTGCAGCACACCGCCCATGCGCTGCAGCTGGCGGTCGACCGGGAGCTGCGCGCCGGCATCGCGGCGCTGGAGGTGCTGGGCGGCATGCCCGGGCTGGACCCGCTGCTCGCCGGCACGATCGGCGCCGAGGAATTCGCGGCGCTGCACGCCCAGGCCAGCGCCCTGCTGCGCCGCCCCGCCACCGGCTTGCGCTCGCTGACCGTGGTCTCGGCCGAGGAGGCCGGCCAGCCGCCGCGCCTGCTGCTGAGCACGGTGAGCCCGCCCGGCGCGCAGCCCAGCCGGCCGCCCGCCCTGCGCTTCGCGCCGCGCGCCGATGGCAGCATCCCCGACCCCATCGCGCCCTGGATCGAGGCGCTGCGCAGCCCGCTGCCGCGCATCACCGACCTGTTCCAGACGCCGCTCGACCCGCATTGGCGCTTCGCCATCACCCTGCCGCTGCAGCGCGAGGGCCGCACCATCGGCCTGCTGGTCGGCACGCTGGGGCCGGAGCGCATCGCCGCCATCCTGCAGGAACACCAGCCGCCCGCCGGCTGGGAGGCGATGGTGGTGGACCGCGTCGGCCATCCCGTCGCCCGCTCCACCGGCAATGCCGCCGGGCTGATCGGCGCCGGCGCGGCGGAGCCGCTGCTGGCCGAGACCCTGCCGGCGGCGGTCGGCGCCTTCCAGGCCGGGCCGCTCTCCAGCGCCCTGCTGACCCTGCCGGACGAGGCCGGCGGCCAGGCCTATGCGGCGCTGCGCCGCCTGGCCGGCGTGCCCTGGAGCGTGCTCTACGCCGCGCCGCAGAGCGAGGTGGACGGGCCGCAATGGCGGGCCCTGGGCCTGGCCGGTGCCGCCGGGGCGGCGGCGCTGGCCCTGGCCGCGCTGCTGGCGCTGCGCATCGGCCGGCTGCTGGGGGCGGAGATCCGCGGCCTCGGCCGCGACGCCGCCAGCGTCGCCCTGTCCGAGGCGCCGCCGCCGCCGCGCCCGCCGGCCCTGGTGCGCGAGGTGGCCGAGGCCCGCGCCAGCCTGGCCCAGGTGGCCGAGACGCTGCGCCAGCGCGCCGCCGCCAAGCGCGACAGCGAGGCGCGCCAGGTGCTGCTGATGCGCGAGGTGGACCACCGCGCCAAGAACGCGCTGGCCGTCGCCCTCTCCCTGGTGCGGCTGGCGCCGCGCGACGTGCCGCCCGAGCATTTCGCCGCCACCGCCGAGGGCAGGCTGGCCGCCATGGCGCGCGCCCATGCGCTGCTGGCCGAGCGCGCCTGGGAAGGCGCGCCGCTGCGCGAGCTGGCGCTGGGCGAATTCGCCGCCGCCGCGCCGGACGCGCTGCCCGGCCGCATCCCGCTGGAGGGGCCGGCCGTGCTGCTGGACGCGGTGGCGGTGCAGCCCCTGGCCATGCTGCTGCATGAGCTCGCCACCAATGCCCGCCGCCATGGCGCGCTGAGCCGGCAGGAAGGCCATGTGCTGCTGCACTGGGAACTGGCCGCCGATGGCGCGCTGCGGCTGCATTGGCGCGAGCAGGGCGGCCCCGCCCTGCAGACCGCCCCGCCGCGCGGCCAGTTCGGCAGCCGGCTGATCCGCCAGCTGGCGGAGCGGCAGCTGGGCGGCCGGCTGCGCGCCGAATGGCGGCCGGAAGGGCTGAGCCTGGCGCTGAGCCTGCCCCGCCGCAGCGTGGTGCCGCCGCGCGCCGCCACCCCCGGCCCGGACGACACGCTGCGCCGCGACGGCTTCGCCCCCGCAAGCCCCGCCCAGGGCCTGGCGACGGGCGTGGCGCAGCCGGGCACGGCGGCGCATCCGGCCGGCGGCTTCGGCGCCTTCCCGCCACCCTCCCCGGCCGGCTGA
- a CDS encoding alpha/beta hydrolase, whose product MIQLSRRASLMLPLGLLAACATETQPLPPADPTGRADPEMRALLESLQALRPQPIETLRPEEARLQPTLADAVKHRLRALGRPDAPRPLPVVRDIEIPGLGGPMAARVYSPVEPPRAGDPPRPLLPMIVYYHGGGFVIGSLDAYDASARALAAESQAVVLSVHYRQAPEAKFPAAHQDAYAAYVWALQNAAQLGADLSRVAVVGESAGGNLAINVAMAAREGRTPLPVAMGLIYPLAGTDMTTPSYQQNALAKPLNAAMMQWFFRHATSLPAELQDPRLNVYGRAELRGLPKAIIVTAEIDPLRSDGMLLGQRLQQSGVQVVAQDFPGVTHEFFGVDPTVLTQAGAAQRFVAGELRSAFALPAPAVVVPTPR is encoded by the coding sequence ATGATCCAGCTTTCCCGCCGCGCCAGCCTGATGCTGCCGCTGGGGCTGCTGGCCGCCTGCGCCACCGAGACGCAGCCGCTGCCGCCCGCCGACCCGACCGGCCGTGCCGACCCGGAAATGCGCGCGCTGCTGGAGAGCCTGCAGGCGCTGCGGCCGCAGCCGATCGAGACGCTGCGCCCCGAGGAGGCCCGCCTGCAGCCGACGCTGGCCGATGCGGTGAAGCACCGGCTGCGCGCGCTGGGCCGCCCCGACGCGCCGCGCCCGCTGCCGGTGGTGCGCGATATCGAGATCCCGGGCCTGGGCGGGCCGATGGCGGCGCGGGTCTACAGCCCGGTCGAGCCGCCGCGCGCCGGCGACCCGCCGCGCCCGCTGCTGCCGATGATCGTCTATTATCACGGCGGCGGCTTCGTCATCGGCTCGCTCGACGCCTATGATGCCTCGGCGCGCGCCCTGGCCGCGGAATCCCAGGCGGTGGTGCTGTCGGTGCATTACCGCCAGGCGCCGGAGGCCAAATTCCCTGCCGCGCATCAGGACGCCTATGCCGCCTATGTCTGGGCGCTGCAGAACGCGGCCCAGCTCGGCGCCGACCTGTCCCGCGTCGCGGTGGTGGGCGAGAGCGCCGGCGGCAATCTGGCCATCAATGTCGCCATGGCGGCGCGCGAGGGCCGCACGCCGCTGCCGGTGGCGATGGGCCTGATCTACCCGCTGGCCGGCACCGACATGACGACGCCCTCCTACCAGCAGAACGCCCTGGCGAAGCCGCTGAACGCGGCGATGATGCAGTGGTTCTTCCGCCACGCCACCAGCCTGCCGGCCGAGCTGCAGGATCCGCGGCTGAACGTCTATGGCCGGGCCGAGCTGCGCGGCCTGCCCAAGGCCATCATCGTCACCGCCGAGATCGACCCGCTGCGCAGCGACGGCATGCTGCTGGGCCAGCGCCTGCAGCAGAGCGGCGTGCAGGTGGTGGCGCAGGACTTCCCCGGCGTCACGCATGAATTCTTCGGCGTCGACCCGACCGTGCTGACCCAGGCCGGCGCCGCCCAGCGCTTCGTGGCGGGCGAGCTGCGCTCCGCCTTCGCCCTGCCGGCCCCCGCCGTCGTCGTCCCCACCCCCCGTTGA
- the hemB gene encoding porphobilinogen synthase, with protein MMPALGSFPATRLRRNRHDAATRRLVAEHRLSVDDLIWPIFLIEGEGQVTEVSSMPGAFRVTLDRLAAHVAPAVELGIPAIALFPATPAERKDAEGTEAKNPENLICRATRLLKREFPDTALVGDVALDPYTDHGHDGVLRDGYVANDESVAVLVAQAVNQAEAGIDIIAPSDMMDGRVGAIRTALDGKGLTNTRIMSYAAKYASAFYGPFRDALGSGGALKGDKKTYQMDPANSDEALREVAQDLAEGADMVMVKPGMPYLDIVQRVKQHFAVPTFAYQVSGEYAMIMAAVRNGWLDHDKAMLESLLAFKRAGADGVLTYFAVEAAKRLRQG; from the coding sequence ATGATGCCTGCCCTCGGGTCCTTCCCAGCCACCCGCCTGCGCCGCAACCGCCATGATGCGGCGACCCGCCGCCTGGTGGCCGAGCACCGCCTCTCGGTCGACGACCTGATCTGGCCGATCTTCCTGATCGAGGGCGAGGGCCAGGTGACCGAGGTGTCCTCCATGCCCGGCGCCTTCCGCGTCACGCTGGACCGGCTGGCGGCGCATGTGGCGCCGGCGGTGGAGCTCGGCATTCCCGCCATCGCCCTGTTCCCGGCGACGCCGGCCGAGCGCAAGGACGCCGAAGGCACCGAGGCGAAGAACCCCGAGAACCTGATCTGCCGCGCGACACGCCTGCTGAAGCGCGAATTCCCCGACACCGCGCTGGTGGGCGACGTGGCCCTCGACCCCTATACCGACCATGGCCATGACGGGGTGCTGCGCGACGGCTATGTCGCCAATGACGAATCCGTCGCCGTGCTGGTGGCCCAGGCGGTGAACCAGGCCGAGGCGGGGATCGACATCATCGCCCCCTCCGACATGATGGATGGCCGCGTCGGCGCCATCCGCACGGCGCTGGATGGCAAGGGCCTGACCAACACCCGCATCATGTCCTATGCGGCGAAATACGCCTCGGCCTTCTACGGCCCGTTCCGCGATGCGCTGGGCTCGGGCGGCGCGCTGAAGGGCGACAAGAAGACCTACCAGATGGACCCGGCCAATTCGGACGAGGCGCTGCGCGAGGTGGCGCAGGATCTGGCCGAGGGCGCCGACATGGTGATGGTCAAGCCGGGCATGCCCTATCTCGATATCGTCCAGCGGGTGAAACAGCATTTCGCCGTGCCGACCTTCGCCTACCAGGTCAGCGGCGAATACGCGATGATCATGGCCGCGGTGCGCAATGGCTGGCTGGACCATGACAAGGCGATGCTGGAGAGCCTGCTGGCCTTCAAGCGCGCCGGCGCCGATGGCGTGCTGACCTATTTCGCCGTCGAGGCGGCGAAGCGCCTGCGCCAGGGCTGA
- the nrdR gene encoding transcriptional regulator NrdR: MRCPFCGSEDTQVKDSRPADDGAAIRRRRSCPSCGARFTTFERVTLRELTVVKSDQRRVPFDRDKLARSIRIALRKRPVDEDRIERIVNGIQRRLEAEGESEITSRAIGEMVMETLKELDQVAYVRFASVYRNFGEASDFRAFLGSLDFGDGNKG, translated from the coding sequence ATGCGCTGTCCGTTCTGCGGCAGCGAGGACACGCAGGTGAAGGACAGCCGCCCCGCTGATGACGGGGCGGCGATCCGCCGCCGGCGTTCCTGCCCCTCCTGCGGGGCACGCTTCACCACCTTCGAGCGGGTGACGCTGCGCGAGCTGACGGTGGTGAAATCCGACCAGCGCCGCGTGCCCTTCGACCGCGACAAGCTGGCGCGCTCCATCCGCATCGCGCTGCGCAAGCGCCCGGTGGATGAGGACCGCATCGAACGCATCGTCAACGGCATCCAGCGCCGCCTGGAAGCCGAGGGCGAGAGCGAGATCACCAGCCGCGCCATTGGCGAGATGGTGATGGAGACGTTGAAGGAGCTGGACCAGGTGGCGTATGTGCGCTTCGCCTCGGTCTACCGCAATTTCGGCGAGGCGAGCGATTTCCGCGCCTTCCTCGGCTCCCTCGATTTCGGCGACGGCAACAAGGGCTGA
- the glyA gene encoding serine hydroxymethyltransferase codes for MNELSPAHLASRFFSAPLAEADADIAGLIGRELHRQQDGIELIASENIVSRAVLEAQGSILTNKYAEGLPGKRYYGGCEYVDEIETLAIERAKQLFGCGFANVQPHSGAQANMAVFFALMQPGDTFMGLDLAAGGHLTHGSHVNYSGKWFKVAPYTVGRESGTIDMEEVARIARESRPKVIVAGGSAYSRAWDFARFRAIADEVGAYFMVDMAHFAGLVAGGAHDSPFPHAHVVTTTTHKTLRGPRGGMILTNDEALAKKFNSAVFPGLQGGPLEHVIAAKAVTFGEALRPEFRAYAKAVVANAKALAEELVAQGAGIVTGGTDNHLMLVDLRPLNLTGKAAEAALGRAHLTCNKNAIPFDPAKPAVTSGIRLGTPAGTTRGLGEAEFRQIGRLIGKVLLGLSRANDPDGNAAIEAEVGAEVQALCQRFPIYR; via the coding sequence ATGAACGAGCTCTCCCCGGCGCATCTCGCCAGCCGCTTCTTCTCCGCCCCGCTGGCCGAGGCCGATGCCGACATCGCCGGCCTGATCGGCCGCGAGCTGCACCGCCAGCAGGACGGCATCGAGCTGATCGCCTCCGAGAACATCGTCTCCCGCGCGGTGCTGGAGGCCCAGGGCTCGATCCTGACCAACAAATATGCCGAGGGCCTGCCGGGCAAGCGCTACTATGGCGGTTGCGAATATGTGGACGAGATCGAGACGCTGGCGATCGAGCGCGCCAAGCAGCTCTTCGGCTGCGGCTTCGCCAACGTCCAGCCGCACAGTGGCGCCCAGGCGAACATGGCGGTGTTCTTCGCCCTGATGCAGCCGGGCGACACCTTCATGGGCCTGGATCTGGCCGCCGGCGGCCACCTGACCCATGGCAGCCACGTCAACTATTCCGGCAAGTGGTTCAAGGTGGCGCCCTACACGGTGGGCCGCGAGAGCGGCACCATCGACATGGAGGAGGTGGCCCGCATCGCCCGCGAGAGCCGCCCCAAGGTGATCGTCGCCGGCGGTTCCGCCTATTCCCGCGCCTGGGATTTTGCCCGGTTCCGCGCCATTGCCGATGAGGTGGGCGCGTACTTCATGGTGGACATGGCGCATTTCGCCGGCCTCGTCGCCGGCGGCGCGCATGACAGCCCGTTCCCGCATGCGCATGTGGTCACCACCACCACCCACAAGACGCTGCGCGGCCCGCGCGGCGGCATGATCCTGACCAATGACGAGGCGCTGGCGAAGAAGTTCAACAGCGCCGTCTTCCCCGGCCTGCAGGGCGGCCCGCTGGAGCATGTGATCGCCGCCAAGGCGGTGACCTTCGGCGAGGCGCTGCGCCCCGAATTCCGCGCCTATGCCAAGGCCGTGGTCGCCAATGCGAAGGCGCTGGCCGAGGAGCTGGTGGCCCAGGGTGCCGGCATCGTCACCGGCGGCACCGACAACCACCTGATGCTGGTCGATCTCCGCCCGCTGAACCTGACCGGCAAGGCGGCCGAGGCGGCGCTGGGCCGCGCCCATCTGACCTGCAACAAGAACGCCATCCCCTTCGACCCGGCCAAGCCGGCGGTGACCTCGGGCATCCGCCTCGGCACCCCCGCCGGCACCACGCGTGGCCTGGGCGAGGCGGAGTTCCGCCAGATCGGCCGGCTGATCGGCAAGGTCCTGCTCGGCCTGTCGCGCGCCAACGACCCGGATGGCAATGCCGCCATCGAGGCGGAGGTCGGCGCGGAGGTGCAGGCGCTCTGCCAGCGCTTCCCGATCTACCGCTGA